A stretch of the Vibrio aquimaris genome encodes the following:
- a CDS encoding STAS domain-containing protein — translation MYCLLPESLDISTVLDVTTQYQTWFAQQGAVEVSAENVVRVDAAGIQLLSCLFISAKKNRREIYLIKPTQLLTESIQTLGLCEVFDGIAKVGE, via the coding sequence ATGTATTGTTTACTTCCTGAGTCACTAGACATCTCGACAGTATTGGATGTGACGACTCAATATCAAACATGGTTTGCACAACAAGGCGCAGTAGAAGTGAGCGCTGAGAATGTGGTGCGCGTCGATGCTGCTGGCATCCAACTCCTTTCTTGTCTTTTTATTTCCGCAAAAAAAAATCGCCGAGAGATTTATCTTATTAAGCCGACACAGCTTCTAACCGAAAGTATACAAACCTTGGGACTGTGTGAGGTGTTTGATGGAATAGCGAAAGTCGGGGAGTAA
- a CDS encoding tRNA(Met) cytidine acetyltransferase TmcA: protein MFDYFTRLIELARQTNHRYGLVMYGDHEWTCSTVDTLKSFVSDSDIVQLGGPVSDDRIRHISYKQGNTLLGQECELLICDLSGGFDANSFCAALGSVRGGGLVVILPWLTNTSSLAQQWLQDAFKRLIQLEQSKPLPKVKETKVPSSALLGDQVIAIEKIKKVSTGHRKRPLVMTADRGRGKSSALGIASAELMKQRQMKILVTAPSLSTVRPVFEHAQKRLLDAQTKKGKICYSHSSIEFIAPDELLTSQPECDLLLVDEASAIPIPMLQKVVTFYHRCVFSTTVHGYEGCGRGFTVKFQDWLEDKRPNTSFFHLNQPIRWAKDDPLENWLFDTFLLDAELAPLKLNRGSDIRLEKVLKQNLIKQPSLLRASFALLVNAHYQTAPSDLMLLLEEEAIQLYIAFSEGACIGCVMTIDEGGLEDSLIKSIQHGKRRPRGHLVPVTLANQLGICYAARQHSTRIMRIAIHPDAQRMGIGTEILSQLTKQSTADFMSTSFGATDELIRFWTKAGFSPVKLGTQRDQASGCHSIIMIKGEVDWLENAVSCHRHTMIYLLSSVFSDIEVDIIRRLLVTNNISTDKAELPAVVDNYSMGGASYESVVPFLSDWILSSPILIKESSNLLVRKVLQQRTWRQCCEEFVVSGRKQLEQKIRDELRALIKSNQE, encoded by the coding sequence ATGTTTGATTACTTTACCCGTCTTATTGAACTCGCTCGTCAAACTAATCATAGATATGGGTTAGTAATGTACGGGGACCATGAATGGACCTGCTCTACTGTAGATACTCTCAAAAGTTTCGTCTCCGATTCCGACATCGTTCAGCTAGGAGGGCCAGTAAGCGATGACCGAATTCGTCATATCTCTTATAAGCAAGGGAATACTTTGCTAGGGCAAGAATGTGAGTTATTGATTTGCGATCTTTCGGGGGGATTTGACGCAAATTCATTCTGTGCCGCTTTGGGGAGTGTGCGAGGAGGCGGTTTAGTCGTTATATTACCATGGTTAACTAACACTTCATCATTAGCACAGCAATGGCTACAAGATGCTTTTAAAAGGTTGATTCAACTCGAGCAATCTAAGCCCTTACCTAAGGTAAAAGAGACTAAGGTTCCATCATCGGCTCTGCTCGGTGATCAAGTAATAGCAATAGAGAAAATAAAAAAAGTTTCTACTGGGCATCGCAAGCGTCCACTCGTGATGACCGCTGATAGAGGCAGAGGAAAAAGCAGCGCATTAGGTATCGCATCGGCAGAGCTGATGAAGCAACGCCAGATGAAGATTCTTGTTACAGCCCCCAGTTTATCAACAGTACGGCCTGTTTTTGAACATGCCCAAAAGCGATTGTTAGACGCCCAAACAAAGAAAGGTAAGATTTGTTATTCGCATTCGTCTATTGAATTTATTGCTCCGGATGAGTTGCTTACTAGTCAACCTGAGTGCGATTTATTGCTTGTCGACGAAGCGTCAGCTATTCCTATTCCGATGCTGCAGAAAGTTGTGACTTTTTATCACCGTTGTGTTTTCTCTACCACAGTTCATGGTTATGAAGGCTGTGGAAGGGGCTTTACTGTGAAGTTTCAAGATTGGCTTGAGGATAAGAGGCCAAACACGTCTTTTTTCCATCTAAATCAACCTATTCGTTGGGCGAAGGATGACCCATTAGAAAACTGGTTATTTGATACTTTTTTGCTAGATGCTGAGCTTGCACCACTGAAATTAAACCGAGGTTCCGACATTAGGTTAGAAAAAGTTCTTAAGCAAAACTTGATCAAACAACCCTCTTTATTGCGAGCCAGTTTTGCACTTTTGGTGAATGCTCATTATCAAACAGCACCAAGTGATCTTATGTTATTGTTAGAAGAAGAGGCAATACAGTTATATATAGCCTTTTCTGAGGGAGCGTGTATTGGTTGTGTGATGACCATTGATGAAGGTGGGTTAGAGGACAGCTTGATTAAATCAATTCAACATGGCAAGCGACGTCCAAGAGGTCACTTGGTGCCAGTGACTTTGGCTAACCAACTTGGTATTTGTTACGCAGCACGTCAACATAGCACCCGTATAATGCGTATCGCAATACACCCAGATGCTCAAAGAATGGGGATTGGTACTGAGATACTTTCTCAGCTCACCAAACAATCAACCGCTGATTTTATGTCAACTAGCTTCGGTGCCACTGATGAACTGATTCGATTTTGGACTAAAGCGGGTTTTTCTCCTGTTAAACTGGGTACACAGAGAGATCAAGCAAGTGGTTGTCACTCTATTATCATGATCAAGGGAGAGGTTGATTGGTTAGAGAATGCCGTAAGTTGTCATCGACACACAATGATTTATTTATTGAGCAGCGTTTTTTCCGATATTGAAGTAGACATTATTCGTAGATTACTAGTGACGAACAACATTTCTACAGATAAAGCTGAACTTCCCGCAGTCGTTGATAACTACTCTATGGGAGGGGCAAGCTACGAAAGTGTTGTGCCATTTCTATCTGATTGGATATTGTCATCACCAATTCTCATCAAGGAATCATCGAATCTACTGGTACGTAAGGTTTTGCAGCAGCGAACGTGGAGACAATGCTGTGAAGAGTTTGTAGTATCAGGAAGGAAGCAGTTGGAGCAAAAAATCAGAGATGAGCTTAGAGCATTAATAAAATCCAATCAAGAGTAA
- a CDS encoding ParB/RepB/Spo0J family partition protein, with translation MAIKTSDLNARLFGKADKRHVATTQEAQKAAKDQVQVIELAVAGEDLVTFELLKVPADKIEHETSVFTDNAREQAFLNEHALSDILSTLKERGQQYPAVGRKSADGKIEVLDGSRRRMSCILANKDFLIYVAEDINGEHAKFLSDVANAHKPLSLYEKGKEMRAKLTSGEADDQKALAKMFQCSEALVSGALKAADLPLSLLQAYPNVADLGRPTIVKLHKQFNELSEANRTQLLERCQSSEGYVWQRSQAQGVARITKEVSETIEQWINELAPKKNAGHSKIELIKGRASYNRKGSDLALNLKKIDDHLMQEILNFLTNKLDG, from the coding sequence ATGGCAATAAAAACTTCAGACTTAAATGCAAGGTTATTTGGCAAAGCAGATAAGCGCCATGTTGCAACTACTCAAGAGGCCCAAAAAGCAGCTAAGGACCAAGTTCAGGTAATAGAATTAGCGGTTGCGGGTGAAGATCTTGTTACCTTTGAATTGCTGAAGGTTCCAGCTGACAAAATCGAACATGAAACATCAGTGTTTACTGATAACGCACGGGAACAGGCATTTCTTAATGAGCATGCGTTATCAGATATTCTGAGCACTCTTAAAGAGCGAGGCCAGCAATACCCAGCGGTTGGCCGAAAGAGTGCAGATGGAAAAATAGAAGTGTTGGATGGCAGTCGTCGACGTATGTCCTGTATCCTAGCCAACAAAGATTTTCTTATCTATGTTGCAGAAGACATTAACGGTGAGCATGCTAAGTTCTTGTCTGACGTTGCTAATGCTCATAAACCCTTATCTTTGTATGAAAAAGGGAAAGAAATGCGGGCTAAGCTCACTAGCGGTGAAGCAGATGATCAAAAAGCACTCGCAAAAATGTTTCAATGCAGTGAAGCTCTGGTTAGTGGTGCGTTGAAAGCAGCGGATCTACCTCTATCTTTACTTCAAGCGTATCCAAATGTCGCTGATCTTGGCCGTCCGACAATAGTCAAGCTGCATAAGCAGTTTAATGAGCTCAGTGAAGCTAACCGAACCCAACTGTTAGAAAGATGCCAGTCTTCAGAAGGCTACGTATGGCAGAGAAGTCAAGCGCAAGGAGTTGCTCGAATCACCAAGGAAGTTTCAGAAACCATAGAGCAGTGGATTAATGAACTAGCGCCTAAGAAAAATGCCGGTCATAGTAAAATTGAACTGATTAAAGGCAGAGCAAGCTATAATCGCAAAGGATCTGACTTGGCATTGAACCTCAAGAAGATAGATGATCACTTGATGCAAGAAATTCTTAACTTTCTCACTAATAAGTTAGATGGGTAA